A DNA window from Arachis hypogaea cultivar Tifrunner chromosome 18, arahy.Tifrunner.gnm2.J5K5, whole genome shotgun sequence contains the following coding sequences:
- the LOC112772392 gene encoding scarecrow-like protein 32, translating into MHVMHSMKAELKGASSISFQNHSLFNTAPHSSLTGALKGCLGSLDGACIEKLLLHCASALESNDVTLAQQVMWVLNNVASPTGDTNQRLTSWFLRALISRASRICPTALSFKGSSNNIQRRLMTVTELAGYVDLIPWHRFGFCASNNEIFKAILGFQRVHILDFSITHCMQWPTFIDALAKSPEGPPSLRITVPSFRPPVPPLVNVSTHEVGLRLANFAKFRDVPFEFNVIGNNLGPLLAPNNSELSNESTSFHVESLLSLLNPSVLNLRDDEALVINCQNWLRYLSDDRKGNHRCLSLRDAFLSLIKGLNPQIVVLVDEDCDLSSPSLTSRIATCFNHLWIPFDALETFLPKDSCQRTEFESDIGQKIENIIGYEGHHRIERLESGMQMCQRMKNAGYLSLPFCDETVMEVKGLLDEHASGWGMKREEGMLVLTWKGNSCVYATAWVPSETRDPIGFDATMA; encoded by the coding sequence ATGCACGTAATGCATAGCATGAAAGCTGAGCTAAAAGGAGCATCCTCTATCTCCTTCCAAAACCACAGCCTCTTCAACACAGCACCACACAGTTCACTCACCGGAGCACTCAAAGGGTGTCTCGGAAGCCTCGACGGCGCGTGCATCGAGAAGCTTCTTCTCCACTGCGCAAGCGCCTTGGAGAGCAACGATGTAACCTTGGCTCAACAAGTGATGTGGGTCCTCAACAACGTTGCTTCACCAACCGGTGACACAAATCAAAGGCTCACATCATGGTTCCTCAGAGCACTGATCTCTAGGGCTTCAAGGATTTGCCCTACAGCCTTGAGTTTCAAGGGGAGTAGCAACAACATTCAGAGGAGGTTGATGACGGTTACCGAGCTAGCAGGATACGTGGATCTCATTCCATGGCACAGGTTTGGGTTTTGTGCTTCAAATAATGAGATTTTCAAAGCAATTTTAGGGTTCCAAAGGGTACATATCTTAGACTTTAGCATCACTCATTGTATGCAATGGCCTACTTTCATTGATGCTTTGGCCAAAAGCCCTGAAGGTCCTCCTTCACTTAGAATCACTGTCCCATCTTTTAGGCCACCGGTGCCTCCATTGGTGAATGTATCAACTCATGAGGTTGGCCTTCGGTTGGCGAATTTCGCGAAGTTTAGGGATGTCCCTTTTGAATTCAATGTCATAGGGAACAATTTAGGTCCCTTATTAGCACCTAATAATTCTGAATTAAGCAATGAATCAACTAGTTTTCATGTTGAGTCATTGCTGAGTCTATTGAATCCTAGTGTGCTAAACCTTAGGGATGATGAGGCTTTGGTCATAAATTGTCAAAATTGGCTTCGTTATTTGTCTGATGATAGAAAGGGAAACCACCGATGCCTTTCTCTCCGTGACGCTTTTTTGAGTTTAATTAAAGGTCTTAACCCTCAGATTGTGGTTTTGGTGGATGAGGATTGTGATCTTAGTTCACCAAGCCTCACATCAAGAATTGCAACATGTTTCAACCATCTGTGGATACCCTTTGATGCATTGGAGACTTTCTTGCCTAAGGACAGTTGCCAGAGGACAGAGTTCGAATCCGACATTGGACAGAAGATTGAGAACATCATAGGATATGAAGGGCATCATAGGATAGAGAGGTTGGAGTCAGGGATGCAGATGTGCCAGAGAATGAAGAATGCTGGTTACTTGAGCCTCCCATTTTGTGATGAAACGGTTATGGAAGTTAAGGGTTTGCTTGATGAGCATGCTAGTGGATGGGGGATGAAGAGGGAAGAAGGCATGTTGGTTCTCACATGGAAAGGAAACAGCTGTGTCTATGCCACTGCTTGGGTCCCCAGTGAAACCAGGGATCCTATTGGTTTCGATGCAACTATGGCATAA
- the LOC140181226 gene encoding protein FAR1-RELATED SEQUENCE 5-like yields the protein MFVIENDDKESYKDGDQSEDLSVEYECSSDESDDMVDVTVDEAEADIINVDGFEKLITDLTIEDIWGLVFDTESQVCEFYAKYAQCYRFVSRKDLKTVDANGNINTRQLARIHFIRHYRTGKWKVSVFESEHNHPLCPPKYRHLITANRGLNEADKIQADSLRACGVKTCHIMGYIVFQKGGYDKVGFTNKDLHNHISKTRRDKVKDGDAFATLAYLLSKADSDPLFLGKFTLKDGRLDNLVWADGASVVDYECFGDVLAFDTTYKKNVYNKSLVIFSGTNHHGQTTIFGCALLLDERSKTFKWALKEFLEIMSGKLPGGVVTDRDRAMRETILEVFPGIPHRLCAWHLHRNAFSVLTTCLESFEKQAAELYTRNIFKLVKDEIEAAAALNVTECPNNGDIIEYNTSEYFNQQWQFKVSYNKDKDLFACECRLFETRGLPCSHIFGILKHHNAKCVPTSLILKRWTRDAKTDFICSIGEQDSADDIVPTLRCGVMASICWKLCDISSKNSADYREISSELLKLISKVQNKSDAQARLSPTSVLIGDPAVVKSKGAPRKVPKG from the exons ATGTTTG TCATAGAGAATGATGACAAAGAGTCATATAAGGATGGTGATCAATCGGAGGATTTAAGTGTTGAGTATGAGTGCAGTTCCGATGAAAGTGATGATATGGTGGATGTAACTGTAGATGAAGCAGAGGCAGATATAATTAATGTTGATGGTTTTGAAAAGTTGATAACTGATTTGACCATCGAAGACATATGGGGACTGGTGTTTGATACAGAATCTCAAGTTTGTGAATTTTATGCCAAATATGCCCAGTGCTATAGATTTGTGTCCCGAAAAGACTTGAAGACGGTGGATGCTAATGGCAACATTAATACAAGACAATTG GCGAGGATTCATTTCATTCGTCACTATAGAACGGGTAAGTGGAAAGTCAGTGTCTTTGAGAGTGAACACAATCATCCACTGTGTCCACCTAAGTACAGACATCTTATTACCGCGAATCGTGGGCTTAATGAGGCCGATAAAATACAAGCAGACAGCTTGCGAGCATGTGGTGTTAAAACTTGCCACATAATGGGTTACATTGTTTTCCAAAAAGGTGGATATGATAAAGTGGGTTTTACCAACAAAGACTTACATAACCACATTAGTAAGACTCGGCGTGACAAAGTGAAAGATGGTGATGCATTTGCTACGTTGGCCTATCTATTGTCCAAGGCAGACAGTGACCCATTATTTCTAGGAAAGTTCACCTTAAAGGATGGTAGGTTGGATAATTTGGTGTGGGCTGATGGAGCAAGCGTTGTTGATTACGAATGTTTTGGCGATGTACTCGCTTTTGACACCACTTACAAGAAAAATGTCTACAACAAGTCCTTAGTCATATTTTCAGGGACCAACCACCATGGCCAAACAACTATTTTTGGATGCGCTCTGCTCTTAGATGAAAGGTCCAAAACTTTCAAGTGGGCACTGAAGGAATTTTTGGAAATCATGTCAGGAAAACTACCCGGAGGCGTTGTGACAGACAGAGACCGTGCTATGAGAGAGACTATCTTAGAAGTATTTCCTGGTATACCACACCGCCTTTGTGCATGGCATCTCCATCGTAATGCG TTTTCTGTTTTGACTACGTGCTTGGAAAGTTTTGAGAAACAAGCTGCTGAACTTTATActagaaatatttttaaacttgTGAAAGATGAGATAGAAGCAGCAGCTGCCTTAAATGTGACTGAATGCCCAAACAATGGAGACATTATTGAGTACAACACAAGTGAGTATTTTAATCAGCAATGGCAATTTAAAGTATCTTACAATAAAGACAAGGACCTGTTTGCGTGTGAGTGCAGGCTATTTGAGACTCGTGGATTACCATGCTCCCACATCTTTGGGATCTTGAAGCATCATAATGCAAAATGCGTCCCTACATCTCTTATCCTGAAAAGATGGACAAGAGATGCAAAGACTGATTTTATATGCTCAATTGGCGAGCAAGACTCCGCTGATGATATAGTTCCCACACTTAGATGCGGTGTAATGGCATCAATTTGTTGGAAGCTTTGTGATATTTCTTCAAAAAATTCAGCCGACTATAGAGAAATCTCAAGTGAGTTACTTAAGCTAATTTCGAAGGTGCAAAATAAAAGTGATGCACAAGCGAGGCTTTCCCCCACGTCAGTGCTAATAGGTGATCCAGCTGTTGTGAAGTCAAAAGGTGCTCCAAGAAAGGTTCCGAAAGGCTAA